From the genome of Rhizobium oryzihabitans:
CGTAGGATTCGAGCCGCCCGTAAAACATGCCGGCGAATTTCTTCATCCGTTTCGGCACGCCCTGGTCACCGATGCCCAGTTCACGGATGGAATGATCGATATCCTGAAAAAAGGCGTCGACGATCTCCTGGGCGATCTCCTGCCCGCTGACGCCGGATGATTTGGTGCGGCGGAAATAGAGAATCATGATGATCGACAGCATCTCGAAACGGCCCATCACCGTGTCGGGAACGCCAAGATCCATGTAAAACGCAGGTGTGCGGGCGGCAGCCGTCAAGGTCGCATATTGCCGGTCGACTATGGCGCGGTTGTTGTTTTTCTTCCTGAACAGCCCGAATATCATCGTTTTTTTCCGAACGTGACCGGTGAATTCGCTTACCGCCCATCGCACTTGTTGCATGATTGTCAAAGCTGGTTTACCGAAGCATCCACGAATTGCAATGCTGTCGCGGTCACGTTCGTCTTTGCGCTGAAACAGTCAAAGAGAACCGGAGGAGTTCCAGAAGGCCGGGAAAGCATTGAATTTGGGGGGTGATCGGGATTTTCCGTCCCCGGATTGACACAATCATGTGCACAGACACTGTGCACCACGCAATGCCGGAAGGTGCCATTCATGATCGCAGTCGGGAAAACGCAGTTGAGCAAGCAGAAATCCGAAAGTCAGGGCAAAATTCTGAGCAAAACGGCCATCGCAATCGTCCTCGCGTCCGGCCTGCTTTCCGCCTGCACCAGCACGACCGACGTGTTCCACAATGGCTACGTCATGGACGACCAGGCGCTCCAGCTGATCCCGGAAGGCTCCAGCCGCGAGCAGGTTCTCTTGACCATGGGCACGCCCTCAACCACGGCGACCTTCGGCAACGAAGTTTTCTACTACATCTCGCAGAAGCGTGTGCGCCGCGCGGCCTTCATGAAGCCGACGCTGGTCGAGCAGAATATTCTTGCGATCTATTTCAACAAGGACGGCGTGATCGAGCGCAAGGCCAATTACGCGCTGCAGGACGGCAAGGTCTTCGACACGATTTCGCGC
Proteins encoded in this window:
- a CDS encoding ubiquinol-cytochrome C chaperone family protein — translated: MIFGLFRKKNNNRAIVDRQYATLTAAARTPAFYMDLGVPDTVMGRFEMLSIIMILYFRRTKSSGVSGQEIAQEIVDAFFQDIDHSIRELGIGDQGVPKRMKKFAGMFYGRLESYAAALDASDAVALAAALARNIYPQTDDKAPQLDGLAGWMMETSSALSACSEETIATGSLTLPLPGQ
- a CDS encoding outer membrane protein assembly factor BamE; protein product: MIAVGKTQLSKQKSESQGKILSKTAIAIVLASGLLSACTSTTDVFHNGYVMDDQALQLIPEGSSREQVLLTMGTPSTTATFGNEVFYYISQKRVRRAAFMKPTLVEQNILAIYFNKDGVIERKANYALQDGKVFDTISRTTPTGGKDLTFLQQLLSGGTSGANIAKSILGQGNNTP